A single Glycine soja cultivar W05 chromosome 14, ASM419377v2, whole genome shotgun sequence DNA region contains:
- the LOC114384867 gene encoding probable isoaspartyl peptidase/L-asparaginase 2, with protein MGGWAIAVHGGAGVDPNLPLERQEEAKQLLTRCLNLGISALNSNLPAIDVVELVVRELETDPLFNSGRGSALTEKGTVEMEASIMDGPKRRCGAVSGLTTVKNPISLARLVMDKSPHSYLAFSGAEEFARQQGVEVVDNEYFITPDNVGMLKLAKEANTILFDYRIPTSGYETCGSGVESPLQMNGLPISVYAPETVGCVVVDREGRCAAATSTGGLMNKMTGRIGDSPLIGAGTYACDVCGVSCTGEGEAIIRGTLAREVAAVMEYKGLKLQEAVDFVIKHRLDEGMAGLIAVSNAGEVAYGFNCNGMFRGCATENGFMEVGIWE; from the exons atgggaGGGTGGGCTATCGCGGTGCATGGTGGCGCTGGTGTCGACCCTAATCTCCCACTCGAGCGCCAAGAAGAAGCGAAACAACTTCTCACGCGCTGTCTCAATCTTGGAATCTCTGCTCTAAATTCTAATCTTCCCGCCATAGATGTCGTCGAACTTGTG GTGAGGGAATTGGAAACGGATCCGCTGTTCAATTCGGGCCGTGGATCTGCCCTGACAGAAAAAGGAACGGTGGAGATGGAGGCTAGCATCATGGATGGTCCAAAACGACGATGCGGCGCCGTTTCGGGTCTTACCACCGTTAAGAACCCGATCTCGCTTGCTCGTTTGGTTATGGACAAATCCCCGCATTCCTACCTCGCCTTCTCCGGCGCCGAAGAATTTGCTAGGCAACAG GGTGTGGAGGTTGTGGACAACGAGTACTTTATCACACCTGACAACGTTGGCATGCTCAAGCTGGCAAAGGAAGCAAACACAATCCTG TTTGATTACCGAATCCCAACATCGGGGTACGAGACGTGCGGATCCGGTGTGGAGAGTCCACTGCAAATGAATGGACTCCCAATAAGCGTGTACGCGCCCGAAACCGTTGGGTGCGTGGTGGTTGACCGGGAGGGCCGGTGCGCGGCAGCAACATCCACGGGAGGGCTGATGAACAAAATGACCGGGCGCATCGGTGATTCGCCGCTGATAGGCGCCGGGACCTACGCGTGCGACGTGTGCGGCGTATCGTGCACGGGTGAAGGCGAGGCCATCATACGTGGCACGCTGGCGCGTGAGGTGGCAGCGGTGATGGAATACAAAGGCTTGAAGCTTCAAGAAGCCGTGGATTTTGTGATCAAGCACCGTCTCGATGAAGGGATGGCTGGTCTCATTGCTGTGTCCAACGCTGGGGAAGTGGCTTATGGTTTCAATTGCAATGGCATGTTTAGGGGCTGTGCCACTGAAAATGGCTTCATGGAGGTCGGAATCTGGGAATAG